Proteins found in one Larimichthys crocea isolate SSNF chromosome I, L_crocea_2.0, whole genome shotgun sequence genomic segment:
- the cenpi gene encoding centromere protein I has protein sequence MAAQQNLAGPSDSDTSSVSDQSVSSRSVNRSLRVAEKERRKNKAGDPYVVALKYFSDVEAGTPVYGNDEVEKNMVLVEKVAYSKGLSPEAISVMLEFGMSLRMGTSLCARVLKCLIPASVVPQEAVVRAVVWLGVGKLPISTQVLFIKWVLTIFDLIDAKDQLRAIYGFIFSFVTEENLCPFICHLLYLLTRKESVRVFRVRKLLELQSKLGRQPFLLHLLSLYKVFCPELVTLSIPSRMKSGFRNHNSTWKSALIGVQKRNGSQVALSNNPAFTIKDKTNSRKRKHYHLELPALSSVVNKEAQTEPSSSRKLLPLVQLHSFAQLLENMHRIELPAQMGSLLGSSLPLQYLDFVQDESALLRLNFWLGYALHEEFLFCGDGGALQTSEEALQFLNKLLSTQHFLQEGFSSSEAFLYKFLAVWDGSLLRPQILGLLSNVPVVPSSQIGRLLFEPLMQLFFTSSMFFKCGLMECLNNMLLKWLTWHSVYALEDDLDISLNSHTSINMTLSGFKDSVMELVDFAGRLSSVGLQLEGCHSLFLSFVLDFYETVCDMFLKYGLPLVVMPPPGVFYPAMCATDPVSVDRLAYIMYRYKVNLTSAKSQEKLTEQAFHISRETFREFNHYIVVMVNCLWNSKMFQPGMGVQLGEELLLKSNVPQYWTSFDLIHHPAFMSYAVDFHQKCWPGTKDMDLNSIKHSKPWSWYLEYLFTQGYDGLKQFVQSNISWQLTAGDGRGDSRSTQQT, from the exons ATGGCAGCACAGCAAAACCTAGCGGGGCCGTCGGATTCAGACACATCGTCTGTGAGCGACCAGTCTGTATCCAGCCGGAGCGTGAACAGAAGTCTGAGAGTcgcagaaaaagagaggagaaagaataAGGCGGGGGATCCATATGTCGTGGCCTTGAAGTACTTCTCTGACG TTGAAGCAGGCACTCCTGTGTATGGGAACGATGAGGTGGAGAAGAACATGGTGCTGGTGGAGAAGGTGGCCTACAGTAAAGGACTTTCCCCAGAGGCCATCTCTGTTATGCTGGAGTTTGGCATGAGCCTCCGTATGG GGACTTCTCTCTGTGCCCGGGTGCTGAAGTGTCTGATTCCTGCCTCTGTGGTGCCACAGGAGGCTGTTGTTCGAGCAGTAGTTTGGCTGGGTGTTGGCAAACTACCGATCAGCACACAA GTTCTTTTCATAAAGTGGGTGTTGACCATATTTGACCTGATTGATGCAAAAGACCAACTTCGAGCTATCTACGGCTTCATCTTCAGTTTTGTCACGGAGGAAAATCTG TGTCCCTTCATCTGCCATCTGTTGTACCTTTTAACCAGAAAGGAAAGTG TGCGAGTCTTCAGGGTCAGGAAGCTACTGGAGTTACAGTCTAAACTG GGAAGGCAGCCGTTCCTCCTGCACCTATTGTCACTTTACAAAGTGTTTTGTCCTGAACTGGTGACACTCTCTATTCCATCACGGATGAAG AGTGGCTTCAGGAACCACAATTCCACTTGGAAATCAGCATTGATTGGTGTCCAGAAAAGGAACGGTTCCCAGGTTGCCCTCAGCAACAATCCGGCCTTCACGATTAAAGATAAGACCAACTCCAGGAAACGG AAACACTACCACCTGGAATTGCCAGCGTTGAGTTCTGTAGTGAATAAAGAGGCTCAAACTGAGCCGTCCTCCAGCAGAAAGTTGCTCCCCTTAGTGCAGCTCCACTCCTTTGCTCAGCTGCTGGAAAATATGCACCGTATAGAG CTGCCCGCTCAGATGGGCTCACTGCTGGGATCCAGCCTGCCACTGCAGTACCTGGACTTTGTACAGGATGAGTCTGCACTCCTACGCCTCAACTTCTGGCTTGGATACGCTCTTCACGAAG AATTTCTCTTCTGTGGTGACGGAGGTGCCTTGCAGACATCAGAAGAAGCTCTGCAGTTTTTGAATAAGTTGCTGTCCACGCAGCACTTTCTCCAG GAGGGGTTTTCCAGTTCAGAGGCTTTTCTCTACAAATTCCTCGCCGTTTGGGACGGTTCCCTCCTCCGCCCACAAATCCTCGGCCTGCTGAGCAACGTTCCCGTTGTCCCCAGCTCcc AAATTGGACGGCTTCTGTTCGAGCCCCTCATGCAGCTCTTCTTCACATCCTCAATGTTTTTCAAG TGTGGACTGATGGAGTGCCTAAACAATATGCTGTTAAAGTGGCTGACCTGGCACTCAGTGTATGCTCTGGAGGACGACTTGGACATCAGCCTCAACAGCCACACCTCGAT AAACATGACTCTGTCGGGGTTCAAGGATTCGGTGATGGAGCTGGTTGACTTTGCGGGTCGGCTTTCTTCTGTGGGCCTTCAGCTTGAAGGctgtcactctctcttcctcagcTTCGTCCTGGACTTCTACGAGACG GTGTGTGACATGTTTCTCAAGTATGGACTCCCCCTCGTTGTGATGCCTCCGCCTGGAGTTTTTTACCCAGCCATGTGTGCCACCGACCCTGTTAGTGTGGACAGACTGGCCTACATCATGTACAG GTACAAGGTGAACCTGACATCAGCCAAGAGTCAAGAAAAGCTCACAGAG caGGCCTTCCACATCAGCCGCGAGACGTTCCGTGAGTTTAACCACTATATAGTCGTCATGGTCAACTGCCTGTGGAACTCCAAAATGTTTCAACCTGGCATGGGTGTACAGCTGGGAGAGGAGCTGCTTCTCAAGAGCAACGTACCACAATACTGGACGAGCTTCGACCTCATCCACCACCCCGCCTTCATGAGCTACGCCGTCGACTTTCACCAGAAG TGTTGGCCAGGAACAAAGGACATGGACCTCAATTCCATAAAG CATTCCAAGCCATGGAGCTGGTACCTGGAGTATTTGTTCACCCAGGGTTATGACGGCCTTAAACAGTTTGTTCAGAGCAACATCAGCTGGCAGCTGACAGCAGGCGACGGGCGGGGTGACAGCCGGTCCACGCAGCAGACATAG
- the tmem35 gene encoding putative acetylcholine receptor chaperone — protein sequence MASPRTVTIVALSFALGLFFVFMGTIKLTPRLSKDAYSEMKRAYKSYAKALPGLKKIGISSVLLRKIIGSLEVGCGVVLTLVPGRPKDVANFLLLLVMLAVLFFHQLVGDPLKRYAHALVFGILLTCRLLIARQSDDRPEREDSREEQHINDQEKNKVKQS from the exons ATGGCCTCACCAAGGACAGTGACTATCGTGGCCCTGTCTTTCGCTCTGGGTTTATTCTTCGTGTTCATGGGGACCATTAAGCTCACTCCGAGACTCAGCAAAGATGCGTACAGTGAAATG AAAAGGGCGTACAAGAGCTATGCCAAAGCACTGCCAGGCCTGAAAAAGATTGGGATCAGCTCAGTCCTGCTTCGTAAAATCATCGGTTCTCTGGAGGTGGGCTGTGGCGTGGTGCTCACCCTCGTCCCGGGCAGGCCGAAGGATGTGGCTAACttcttgctgctgctggtcaTGCTGGCTGTCCTGTTCTTCCACCAGCTAGTAGGAGACCCCCTGAAACGTTACGCCCACGCTCTAGTCTTTGGTATTCTGCTCACCTGCCGACTGCTCATTGCCCGTCAGAGCGATGACCGGccggagagagaggacagcagaGAGGAACAGCACATCAACGATCAGGAAAAGAACAAGGTCAAGCAGTCTTAA